One part of the Eptesicus fuscus isolate TK198812 chromosome 20, DD_ASM_mEF_20220401, whole genome shotgun sequence genome encodes these proteins:
- the SNX11 gene encoding sorting nexin-11 isoform X1 has translation MLENQEQEEVITVRVQDPRVQNEGSWNSYVDYKIFLHTNSKAFTAKTSCVRRRYREFVWLRKQLQRNAGLVPVPELPGKSTFFGSSDEFIEKRRQGLQHFLEKVLQSVVLLSDSQLHLFLQSQLSVPEIEACVQGQSRTTVSDAILRYAMSNCGWAQEERQDSSHLAKGDQPKSCCFFPRSGRRSSPSPPPEEEKDHFEVWAPVVDSEAPSWESPPLLPPTSPSCCDSARPDEGPCAPPPVRRSLGGDHAVPLDPSQLETVLEK, from the exons ATGTTGGAGAACCAAGAGCAGGAG GAGGTGATCACTGTGCGTGTTCAGGACCCCCGTGTGCAGAATGAGGGCTCCTGGAATTCTTACGTAGATTATAAGATCTTCCTCCAC ACCAACAGCAAGGCCTTCACTGCCAAGACATCCTGTGTGCGTCGCCGCTACCGTGAGTTCGTGTGGCTGAGAAAGCAGCTACAGAGAAACGCCGGTTTAGT GCCTGTACCTGAACTTCCTGGGAAGTCAACCTTCTTTGGCAGCTCAGATGAGTTCATTGAGAAGCGACGACAAGGTCTGCAGCACTTCCTCGAAAA GGTCCTGCAGAGTGTTGTCCTCCTGTCAGACAGCCAGTTACACCTCTTCCTGCAAAGCCAGCTTTCGGTGCCTGAGATAGAAGCGTGTGTCCAGGGCCAAAGCCGCACGACCGTGTCTGATGCCATTCTTCGCTATGCTATGTCAAACTGTGGCTGGGCCCAGGAAGAGAGGCAGGATTCTTCTCACCTGGCTAAAGGAGACCAGCCCAAGAG TTGCTGCTTTTTTCCAAGATCGGGCAGGAGGAGTTCTCCCTCGCCGCCTCCTGAGGAAGAAAAGGACCATTTTGAGGTGTGGGCTCCTGTTGTTGACTCCGAGGCTCCTTCCTGGGAAagcccccctctccttccccctacCTCACCATCATGCTGTGATTCTGCAAGACCCGATGAAGGACCCTGTGCTCCTCCGCCTGTGAGGAGGTCTTTGGGAGGGGACCATGCTGTACCTTTGGATCCTAGTCAGTTAGAAACAGTTTTAGAAAAGTGA
- the SNX11 gene encoding sorting nexin-11 isoform X2, whose product MLENQEQETNSKAFTAKTSCVRRRYREFVWLRKQLQRNAGLVPVPELPGKSTFFGSSDEFIEKRRQGLQHFLEKVLQSVVLLSDSQLHLFLQSQLSVPEIEACVQGQSRTTVSDAILRYAMSNCGWAQEERQDSSHLAKGDQPKSCCFFPRSGRRSSPSPPPEEEKDHFEVWAPVVDSEAPSWESPPLLPPTSPSCCDSARPDEGPCAPPPVRRSLGGDHAVPLDPSQLETVLEK is encoded by the exons ATGTTGGAGAACCAAGAGCAGGAG ACCAACAGCAAGGCCTTCACTGCCAAGACATCCTGTGTGCGTCGCCGCTACCGTGAGTTCGTGTGGCTGAGAAAGCAGCTACAGAGAAACGCCGGTTTAGT GCCTGTACCTGAACTTCCTGGGAAGTCAACCTTCTTTGGCAGCTCAGATGAGTTCATTGAGAAGCGACGACAAGGTCTGCAGCACTTCCTCGAAAA GGTCCTGCAGAGTGTTGTCCTCCTGTCAGACAGCCAGTTACACCTCTTCCTGCAAAGCCAGCTTTCGGTGCCTGAGATAGAAGCGTGTGTCCAGGGCCAAAGCCGCACGACCGTGTCTGATGCCATTCTTCGCTATGCTATGTCAAACTGTGGCTGGGCCCAGGAAGAGAGGCAGGATTCTTCTCACCTGGCTAAAGGAGACCAGCCCAAGAG TTGCTGCTTTTTTCCAAGATCGGGCAGGAGGAGTTCTCCCTCGCCGCCTCCTGAGGAAGAAAAGGACCATTTTGAGGTGTGGGCTCCTGTTGTTGACTCCGAGGCTCCTTCCTGGGAAagcccccctctccttccccctacCTCACCATCATGCTGTGATTCTGCAAGACCCGATGAAGGACCCTGTGCTCCTCCGCCTGTGAGGAGGTCTTTGGGAGGGGACCATGCTGTACCTTTGGATCCTAGTCAGTTAGAAACAGTTTTAGAAAAGTGA
- the SNX11 gene encoding sorting nexin-11 isoform X3 — translation MLENQEQEEVITVRVQDPRVQNEGSWNSYVDYKIFLHTNSKAFTAKTSCVRRRYREFVWLRKQLQRNAGLVPVPELPGKSTFFGSSDEFIEKRRQGLQHFLEKVLQSVVLLSDSQLHLFLQSQLSVPEIEACVQGQSRTTVSDAILRYAMSNCGWAQEERQDSSHLAKGDQPKSCCFFPRSGRRSSPSPPPEEEKDHFEAAF, via the exons ATGTTGGAGAACCAAGAGCAGGAG GAGGTGATCACTGTGCGTGTTCAGGACCCCCGTGTGCAGAATGAGGGCTCCTGGAATTCTTACGTAGATTATAAGATCTTCCTCCAC ACCAACAGCAAGGCCTTCACTGCCAAGACATCCTGTGTGCGTCGCCGCTACCGTGAGTTCGTGTGGCTGAGAAAGCAGCTACAGAGAAACGCCGGTTTAGT GCCTGTACCTGAACTTCCTGGGAAGTCAACCTTCTTTGGCAGCTCAGATGAGTTCATTGAGAAGCGACGACAAGGTCTGCAGCACTTCCTCGAAAA GGTCCTGCAGAGTGTTGTCCTCCTGTCAGACAGCCAGTTACACCTCTTCCTGCAAAGCCAGCTTTCGGTGCCTGAGATAGAAGCGTGTGTCCAGGGCCAAAGCCGCACGACCGTGTCTGATGCCATTCTTCGCTATGCTATGTCAAACTGTGGCTGGGCCCAGGAAGAGAGGCAGGATTCTTCTCACCTGGCTAAAGGAGACCAGCCCAAGAG TTGCTGCTTTTTTCCAAGATCGGGCAGGAGGAGTTCTCCCTCGCCGCCTCCTGAGGAAGAAAAGGACCATTTTGAG gcTGCTTTTTAA